The nucleotide window GGGAGCGGCGCTGGCTCGTGGTTCCCAGCCGCCACACGCTCGTGGGCGGCTTCTTGGCCGTGACCCGAAGCTATTGCGACGAAGGGCTGCTCCGGGGGGTGCGACGCAATCGGGCGACGCCGCGTCCGGCCTGCCGGGTCGATTCAGGCAGATCCCATCCGACCGCCAGTGGCGCGCCGACGACGGCGATGGCGGCCGGTAGATTCGCCTGAGGAGGACCACATGGCAAGCCTCGATCTCGTCCTTCGCCTGGGCGCGGCGGACAACTGGCTGGCGGTCGTGGCCACGGCCCGTGCCGACGGGTCCGTCCACGCCTCACTGGTCAACGCAGGCCTCGTCGAGGACCCGGTGACCGGCCGGCCGGTCATCGGCCTCGTCGCCGGGGGTGGTACCCGCAAGCTGTCGCATCTGCGCCGCAGCGGCCGGGCGACCGTGGTGTTCCGCAGCGGCTGGGAGTGGGTTGCCGTCGAGGGCCCGGTCAGGATCATCGGCCCCGACGACCCTGTCGACGAAGTCCGGCCCGACGACGTCCCCGGTCTGTTGCGGGCTGTGTTCCGGGGTGCCGGCGGTTCCCACGAGGACTGGGACGAGTACGACCGCGTGATGGCCGCCGAGCGTCGTGCCGCCGTCCTCGTCGAGCCGGAGCGGATCGTCAGCAACGGCTGATCGCCGGTGTGGAGGGCCCGACCAGCGGCAAGGCACACAAGTCGTCTTGTCGGCCGCCCCTACCGGGGGTCGGCCCGATCGAGGAACCAGTGCCGGGCAACGGATGCGAGCCGCTCCGGGCCCTCCCCTCGAACCGTGAGCCGGAAGCGGCT belongs to Acidimicrobiales bacterium and includes:
- a CDS encoding pyridoxamine 5'-phosphate oxidase family protein — translated: MASLDLVLRLGAADNWLAVVATARADGSVHASLVNAGLVEDPVTGRPVIGLVAGGGTRKLSHLRRSGRATVVFRSGWEWVAVEGPVRIIGPDDPVDEVRPDDVPGLLRAVFRGAGGSHEDWDEYDRVMAAERRAAVLVEPERIVSNG